One stretch of Chryseobacterium fluminis DNA includes these proteins:
- a CDS encoding uroporphyrinogen-III synthase — MRIKSILVSQPAPSESSPYLDIAKKEKIKIDFRPFIHVEGVDNKELRTQKIDLTQYTGIIFTSKNAIDHYFRLAEELRFSVPDTMRYICQSEAIANYLQKHIVYRKRKISFGEKNFSDLAPLFKKFPTEKYLLPSSDVLSPDIVKTLDSANIQWTRAIMYRTVCSDLTDINIKDYDMLIFFSPQGIKSLQQNFPDFKQDETKIGVFGTTTSAAAEEAGLKVDLMAPTKETPSMTMALEKYIKALHK, encoded by the coding sequence AAGTCTATTTTGGTTTCACAACCAGCGCCTAGTGAATCTTCGCCCTACCTGGATATAGCGAAAAAGGAAAAAATAAAGATTGATTTTCGCCCTTTCATCCATGTCGAGGGAGTTGACAACAAAGAACTTAGAACACAGAAGATAGATCTTACGCAGTATACCGGTATTATTTTTACCAGCAAGAATGCGATTGATCATTATTTCAGATTGGCTGAGGAACTTCGTTTTTCCGTTCCGGATACGATGAGATACATCTGCCAGTCGGAAGCTATTGCCAATTATCTTCAAAAACATATTGTTTACCGAAAAAGAAAGATCAGTTTCGGGGAGAAAAACTTCTCGGATCTTGCTCCTCTTTTCAAAAAATTCCCAACGGAAAAATACCTGCTTCCTTCTTCTGATGTGTTGAGTCCTGATATTGTTAAAACATTAGATTCCGCCAATATTCAGTGGACCAGAGCCATTATGTACAGAACGGTATGCAGTGATCTTACCGATATCAATATTAAGGATTATGATATGCTGATTTTCTTCAGCCCGCAGGGGATTAAATCCTTACAGCAGAACTTCCCTGACTTCAAGCAGGATGAAACGAAGATTGGCGTCTTCGGAACTACGACCTCGGCTGCTGCAGAAGAAGCTGGCTTAAAAGTAGACTTAATGGCTCCTACAAAGGAAACACCATCGATGACCATGGCATTAGAAAAATACATCAAAGCACTACACAAGTAG